The Zingiber officinale cultivar Zhangliang chromosome 9A, Zo_v1.1, whole genome shotgun sequence genome window below encodes:
- the LOC122018664 gene encoding protein ETHYLENE-INSENSITIVE 2-like isoform X1 gives METAGHIASHLLPSIGPALVISVGYIDLGKWVVAVESGIQFGYDLMLFVLFFNLTAIFCQYLATCVGMVTQKNLAQICSEEYSRLTCMILGVQVALSMITSELTMILGIANGINLFTGVDLATSVCLATLGAVFLPLVILLGKFLGETIYTIIAGLSLLFYVFGVLISQPEIPIVNDVLFPKLIGESSYLLVALLGANIMAHNFYIHSEIVQQKKTFLNASMGALFHDHFFAIVFIFTSIFLVNYTLMSSAAVVFSRTNVMFSFQDVSLLMDQVFRTPIAPVAIFLVLLFSSQITSLTYNVGGRLILHYLFGAKISSWVHHLLVRSPSIVVALCCAKCAGPAGIYQLFIFCQIVQAMLLPSSVVSLFRVASSSSLMGSFKLSLHMKILALFAFFGIFASNIIFIKDMLLGNTSWVNNIGGATGITREVFNVVILLLSCISIVSTFHLAITPLNSESGGPETKLWTSNVQKYRHELTQATEDIDHRKISSEENQFAVLEPALGNSVGNQQDKLVVEVHLHPLDTPVHTEDQFLQSVPVLKDTAHYSSLVDHAVKAKSFPDTDLEIAHETSSDNLSDPGVLDKFDKGQILRDVSIETDYTDKSSEGTLELEESFSKPISGGYSVNSSAQSAEGKSLDNDYRSLSRLSGLGRGSRRQLAVILDEFWGCLFDFHGNLTQEAMLKKYDVLLGIDTKVAYSMGYNSPNGRSLSSLNFMGITPSSHDVLLENTLLQRSSGSLCEPIQRPYSSLHMPQFSEDRDFQPATIHGYQMASHWKGNGAGRNYLSSYTSQPQTTIKSISPLVPSLRDSVLYAHRQSGLGFVGSSVLQSPIAPRVNRGMLESSYYDHSLIEPPSGSVGSSAYAKKYHSSPDISAVISACRNSLLSEMKKPIGPRSSLGQMTLENSQYNNILSGTGIPLAFDQISPTKLHDNVFSLQSSMNQDAKSLWSIQPFELSGVMERDQTRKRIISDKPRLAPREIFSYSESESKLLHSLRFCIQRLLNLEGSDWLFRSNGGSDEELINQVALNEKSVWGHGIDDFHGVYSSELQYYSSTNKFTSVQRDEETNSSFPLNISKCGDDCIWRASLVVSFGVWCVRRILDLSLVESRPELWGKYTYVLNRLQGILELAFLKPRFPLAACLCFEGQPNDTNNCLMQSFLDKAEMPVQGSFTTSCMILESIKDVEIAVASRKGRTGTAAGDIAFPKGKENLASVLKRYKRRLSN, from the exons ATGGAAACAGCAGGGCATATAGCATCTCATCTACTTCCTTCTATTGGGCCTGCACTTGTGATATCTGTGGGATACATTGACCTTGGAAAGTGGGTGGTAGCTGTGGAGAGTGGGATCCAATTTGGATATGATCTCATGTTGTTTGTGCTCTTCTTCAACTTAACTGCCATTTTTTGCCAATACCTCGCAACTTGTGTTGGCATGGTCACTCAAAAAAATCTTGCCCAG ATTTGTAGCGAGGAATATTCCAGATTGACATGCATGATATTGGGGGTTCAAGTTGCACTGTCCATGATTACTTCTGAACTAACTATG ATACTAGGAATTGCAAATGGGATCAACCTTTTTACTGGTGTTGACCTAGCGACTTCTGTTTGTTTGGCTACACTGGGTGCTGTTTTCCTGCCTCTTGTCATCTTACTG GGCAAATTTTTGGGTGAAACAATATACACAATTATAGCAGGGTTGTCTTTGCTATTTTATGTTTTTGGGGTACTAATCAGTCAACCTGAAATTCCAATTGTAAATGATGTACTTTTTCCAAAGCTGATCGGGGAGAGTTCATATTTATTAGTGGCTCTTCTTGGTGCAAACATAATGGCACATAATTTCTACATTCACTCTGAAATTGTGCAG CAAAAAAAGACATTCCTCAATGCTTCGATGGGTGCCTTGTTTCATGACCACTTTTTTGCAATCGTCTTCATTTTTACCAGCATCTTTCTGGTAAATTATACGCTGATGAGTTCAGCAGCAGTTGTTTTTAGTAGAACAAATGTCATGTTCAGCTTTCAAGATGTTTCTTTGCTTATGGATCAG GTTTTTAGGACTCCTATTGCACCTGTAGCAATTTTTCTGGTCCTTCTCTTCTCTAGTCAAATTACTTCTCTAACTTACAATGTTGGAGGGCGACTAATCTTACATTATCTTTTTGGTGCAAAGATCTCTTCATGGGTTCATCATCTCTTAGTTAGATCTCCTTCAATTGTTGTAGCTCTCTGCTGTGCAAAATGTGCTGGTCCTGCGGGGATATATCAGTTGTTTATTTTTTGCCAAATTGTACAAGCTatgcttcttccatcttctgtGGTTTCTCTTTTTAGAGTTGCATCATCCAGTTCGCTGATGGGATCCTTTAAACTTTCATTACATATGAAAATATTGGCTTTGTTTGCCTTTTTTGGGATTTTTGCTTCCAATAtcatcttcataaaagacatgttaTTGGGGAATACTAGCTGGGTTAACAACATTGGAGGAGCTACGGGAATCACTAGGGAAGTTTTTAATGTTGtgattttgcttctttcttgTATTTCAATTGTTTCTACATTTCATCTGGCAATTACACCACTGAATTCTGAAAGTGGTGGACCAGAAACGAAATTATGGACCTCCAATGTTCAAAAATATCGGCATGAATTAACTCAGGCGACAGAAGATATTGATCACCGCAAAATATCATCTGAAGAAAATCAATTTGCTGTACTGGAACCTGCTTTGGGAAATTCTGTGGGGAATCAGCAGGATAAATTAGTTGTAGAGGTCCATCTTCATCCGCTGGACACACCTGTACATACTGAAGATCAATTTCTTCAATCTGTGCCTGTTCTCAAAGATACTGCTCATTATTCCTCTTTAGTGGATCATGCAGTGAAAGCTAAATCCTTTCCTGATACTGATTTGGAAATTGCGCATGAGACATCTAGTGATAATTTGTCTGATCCTGGTGTCTTAGATAAGTTCGATAAAGGGCAAATCCTAAGGGATGTTTCTATAGAAACTGATTACACAGATAAAAGCAGTGAAGGGACTTTGGAACTTGAAGAATCCTTTTCAAAGCCTATTTCTGGAGGGTATTCTGTGAACTCATCTGCTCAAAGTGCTGAAGGAAAAAGTCTTGATAATGACTACAGGAGCTTATCAAGATTGTCTGGATTGGGCCGTGGATCTCGGCGTCAATTGGCAGTGATCTTGGATGAGTTCTGGGGTTGTCTTTTTGATTTTCATGGGAACCTAACACAAGAAGCAATGCTGAAGAAGTATGACGTTTTATTGGGAATTGATACCAAAGTGGCATATTCAATGGGTTATAACTCTCCCAATGGAAGGAGTTTGTCCAGTTTGAATTTTATGGGAATTACGCCTTCGTCCCATGACGTGCTGCTGGAAAATACTCTTTTGCAAAGATCCTCTGGAAGTCTATGTGAACCTATACAAAGACCTTACTCTAGTTTACACATGCCACAGTTTTCTGAGGATAGGGATTTCCAGCCTGCAACAATACATGGGTACCAGATGGCATCTCATTGGAAAGGAAATGGGGCAGGGAGAAATTATTTATCCTCGTATACTTCTCAACCTCAAACTACTATTAAATCTATTTCACCACTTGTTCCAAGCCTTAGAGATTCCGTCTTATATGCTCATAGACAGAGTGGACTAGGCTTTGTTGGATCCTCTGTTTTGCAGAGTCCAATAGCACCGAGAGTCAACAGAGGAATGCTTGAATCATCTTATTATGACCACTCCTTGATCGAACCACCTAGCGGTAGTGTTGGGTCTTCTGCTTATGCAAAGAAATACCATAGTTCTCCAGATATTTCTGCTGTTATTTCTGCTTGCAGGAATTCCTTGTTAAGCGAAATGAAGAAGCCTATAGGCCCCAGATCATCTTTGGGTCAGATGACCTTGGAAAATTCACAATACAATAACATTTTATCTGGGACTGGAATCCCATTAGCATTTGATCAAATTTCCCCGACCAAACTCCATGACAATGTCTTCTCGCTTCAGTCAAGCATGAACCAGGATGCCAAATCACTTTGGTCTATACAACCATTTGAACTGTCTGGAGTGATGGAAAGAGACCAGACAAGAAAAAGAATAATCTCTGACAAACCAAGACTTGCCCCTAGAGAAATTTTCTCTTATTCAGAATCAGAATCCAAGTTACTTCACTCTCTTAGATTTTGTATCCAGAGGCTTCTGAACTTGGAAGGATCAGATTGGCTCTTCAGATCAAACGGTGGTTCTGATGAGGAACTCATTAATCAAGTTGCTCTCAATGAGAAAAGTGTGTGGGGACATGGCATTGATGATTTTCATGGAGTATATTCAAGTGAACTTCAGTACTATTCCTCCACTAATAAGTTCACTTCGGTCCAGCGGGACGAGGAGACAAATTCTTCTTTTCCTTTAAACATTTCTAAGTGCGGAGATGATTGTATTTGGCGGGCATCACTTGTTGTGAGTTTTGGAGTTTGGTGTGTTCGACGCATCTTGGATTTGTCACTAGTTGAGAGTCGGCCAGAGCTATGGGGAAAATATACATATGTTCTCAACCGGCTTCAG GGAATTCTTGAGCTTGCATTCCTTAAGCCCCGGTTTCCGCTGGCTGCATGCTTGTGTTTTGAAGGCCAACCAAATGATACTAACAACTGTTTGATGCAAAGTTTCCTGGACAAAGCTGAAATGCCAGTCCAAGGATCCTTCACGACTTCATGTATGATCCTTGAGAGCATTAAGGATGTTGAAATTGCGGTTGCTAGCCGCAAGGGCAGAACAGGTACCGCTGCCGGAGACATTGCATTTCCTAAAGGAAAAGAGAATTTAGCGTCCGTTTTGAAGCGATACAAACGCCGGCTATCAAACTAG
- the LOC122018664 gene encoding protein ETHYLENE-INSENSITIVE 2-like isoform X2, with protein sequence METAGHIASHLLPSIGPALVISVGYIDLGKWVVAVESGIQFGYDLMLFVLFFNLTAIFCQYLATCVGMVTQKNLAQICSEEYSRLTCMILGVQVALSMITSELTMILGIANGINLFTGVDLATSVCLATLGAVFLPLVILLQKKTFLNASMGALFHDHFFAIVFIFTSIFLVNYTLMSSAAVVFSRTNVMFSFQDVSLLMDQVFRTPIAPVAIFLVLLFSSQITSLTYNVGGRLILHYLFGAKISSWVHHLLVRSPSIVVALCCAKCAGPAGIYQLFIFCQIVQAMLLPSSVVSLFRVASSSSLMGSFKLSLHMKILALFAFFGIFASNIIFIKDMLLGNTSWVNNIGGATGITREVFNVVILLLSCISIVSTFHLAITPLNSESGGPETKLWTSNVQKYRHELTQATEDIDHRKISSEENQFAVLEPALGNSVGNQQDKLVVEVHLHPLDTPVHTEDQFLQSVPVLKDTAHYSSLVDHAVKAKSFPDTDLEIAHETSSDNLSDPGVLDKFDKGQILRDVSIETDYTDKSSEGTLELEESFSKPISGGYSVNSSAQSAEGKSLDNDYRSLSRLSGLGRGSRRQLAVILDEFWGCLFDFHGNLTQEAMLKKYDVLLGIDTKVAYSMGYNSPNGRSLSSLNFMGITPSSHDVLLENTLLQRSSGSLCEPIQRPYSSLHMPQFSEDRDFQPATIHGYQMASHWKGNGAGRNYLSSYTSQPQTTIKSISPLVPSLRDSVLYAHRQSGLGFVGSSVLQSPIAPRVNRGMLESSYYDHSLIEPPSGSVGSSAYAKKYHSSPDISAVISACRNSLLSEMKKPIGPRSSLGQMTLENSQYNNILSGTGIPLAFDQISPTKLHDNVFSLQSSMNQDAKSLWSIQPFELSGVMERDQTRKRIISDKPRLAPREIFSYSESESKLLHSLRFCIQRLLNLEGSDWLFRSNGGSDEELINQVALNEKSVWGHGIDDFHGVYSSELQYYSSTNKFTSVQRDEETNSSFPLNISKCGDDCIWRASLVVSFGVWCVRRILDLSLVESRPELWGKYTYVLNRLQGILELAFLKPRFPLAACLCFEGQPNDTNNCLMQSFLDKAEMPVQGSFTTSCMILESIKDVEIAVASRKGRTGTAAGDIAFPKGKENLASVLKRYKRRLSN encoded by the exons ATGGAAACAGCAGGGCATATAGCATCTCATCTACTTCCTTCTATTGGGCCTGCACTTGTGATATCTGTGGGATACATTGACCTTGGAAAGTGGGTGGTAGCTGTGGAGAGTGGGATCCAATTTGGATATGATCTCATGTTGTTTGTGCTCTTCTTCAACTTAACTGCCATTTTTTGCCAATACCTCGCAACTTGTGTTGGCATGGTCACTCAAAAAAATCTTGCCCAG ATTTGTAGCGAGGAATATTCCAGATTGACATGCATGATATTGGGGGTTCAAGTTGCACTGTCCATGATTACTTCTGAACTAACTATG ATACTAGGAATTGCAAATGGGATCAACCTTTTTACTGGTGTTGACCTAGCGACTTCTGTTTGTTTGGCTACACTGGGTGCTGTTTTCCTGCCTCTTGTCATCTTACTG CAAAAAAAGACATTCCTCAATGCTTCGATGGGTGCCTTGTTTCATGACCACTTTTTTGCAATCGTCTTCATTTTTACCAGCATCTTTCTGGTAAATTATACGCTGATGAGTTCAGCAGCAGTTGTTTTTAGTAGAACAAATGTCATGTTCAGCTTTCAAGATGTTTCTTTGCTTATGGATCAG GTTTTTAGGACTCCTATTGCACCTGTAGCAATTTTTCTGGTCCTTCTCTTCTCTAGTCAAATTACTTCTCTAACTTACAATGTTGGAGGGCGACTAATCTTACATTATCTTTTTGGTGCAAAGATCTCTTCATGGGTTCATCATCTCTTAGTTAGATCTCCTTCAATTGTTGTAGCTCTCTGCTGTGCAAAATGTGCTGGTCCTGCGGGGATATATCAGTTGTTTATTTTTTGCCAAATTGTACAAGCTatgcttcttccatcttctgtGGTTTCTCTTTTTAGAGTTGCATCATCCAGTTCGCTGATGGGATCCTTTAAACTTTCATTACATATGAAAATATTGGCTTTGTTTGCCTTTTTTGGGATTTTTGCTTCCAATAtcatcttcataaaagacatgttaTTGGGGAATACTAGCTGGGTTAACAACATTGGAGGAGCTACGGGAATCACTAGGGAAGTTTTTAATGTTGtgattttgcttctttcttgTATTTCAATTGTTTCTACATTTCATCTGGCAATTACACCACTGAATTCTGAAAGTGGTGGACCAGAAACGAAATTATGGACCTCCAATGTTCAAAAATATCGGCATGAATTAACTCAGGCGACAGAAGATATTGATCACCGCAAAATATCATCTGAAGAAAATCAATTTGCTGTACTGGAACCTGCTTTGGGAAATTCTGTGGGGAATCAGCAGGATAAATTAGTTGTAGAGGTCCATCTTCATCCGCTGGACACACCTGTACATACTGAAGATCAATTTCTTCAATCTGTGCCTGTTCTCAAAGATACTGCTCATTATTCCTCTTTAGTGGATCATGCAGTGAAAGCTAAATCCTTTCCTGATACTGATTTGGAAATTGCGCATGAGACATCTAGTGATAATTTGTCTGATCCTGGTGTCTTAGATAAGTTCGATAAAGGGCAAATCCTAAGGGATGTTTCTATAGAAACTGATTACACAGATAAAAGCAGTGAAGGGACTTTGGAACTTGAAGAATCCTTTTCAAAGCCTATTTCTGGAGGGTATTCTGTGAACTCATCTGCTCAAAGTGCTGAAGGAAAAAGTCTTGATAATGACTACAGGAGCTTATCAAGATTGTCTGGATTGGGCCGTGGATCTCGGCGTCAATTGGCAGTGATCTTGGATGAGTTCTGGGGTTGTCTTTTTGATTTTCATGGGAACCTAACACAAGAAGCAATGCTGAAGAAGTATGACGTTTTATTGGGAATTGATACCAAAGTGGCATATTCAATGGGTTATAACTCTCCCAATGGAAGGAGTTTGTCCAGTTTGAATTTTATGGGAATTACGCCTTCGTCCCATGACGTGCTGCTGGAAAATACTCTTTTGCAAAGATCCTCTGGAAGTCTATGTGAACCTATACAAAGACCTTACTCTAGTTTACACATGCCACAGTTTTCTGAGGATAGGGATTTCCAGCCTGCAACAATACATGGGTACCAGATGGCATCTCATTGGAAAGGAAATGGGGCAGGGAGAAATTATTTATCCTCGTATACTTCTCAACCTCAAACTACTATTAAATCTATTTCACCACTTGTTCCAAGCCTTAGAGATTCCGTCTTATATGCTCATAGACAGAGTGGACTAGGCTTTGTTGGATCCTCTGTTTTGCAGAGTCCAATAGCACCGAGAGTCAACAGAGGAATGCTTGAATCATCTTATTATGACCACTCCTTGATCGAACCACCTAGCGGTAGTGTTGGGTCTTCTGCTTATGCAAAGAAATACCATAGTTCTCCAGATATTTCTGCTGTTATTTCTGCTTGCAGGAATTCCTTGTTAAGCGAAATGAAGAAGCCTATAGGCCCCAGATCATCTTTGGGTCAGATGACCTTGGAAAATTCACAATACAATAACATTTTATCTGGGACTGGAATCCCATTAGCATTTGATCAAATTTCCCCGACCAAACTCCATGACAATGTCTTCTCGCTTCAGTCAAGCATGAACCAGGATGCCAAATCACTTTGGTCTATACAACCATTTGAACTGTCTGGAGTGATGGAAAGAGACCAGACAAGAAAAAGAATAATCTCTGACAAACCAAGACTTGCCCCTAGAGAAATTTTCTCTTATTCAGAATCAGAATCCAAGTTACTTCACTCTCTTAGATTTTGTATCCAGAGGCTTCTGAACTTGGAAGGATCAGATTGGCTCTTCAGATCAAACGGTGGTTCTGATGAGGAACTCATTAATCAAGTTGCTCTCAATGAGAAAAGTGTGTGGGGACATGGCATTGATGATTTTCATGGAGTATATTCAAGTGAACTTCAGTACTATTCCTCCACTAATAAGTTCACTTCGGTCCAGCGGGACGAGGAGACAAATTCTTCTTTTCCTTTAAACATTTCTAAGTGCGGAGATGATTGTATTTGGCGGGCATCACTTGTTGTGAGTTTTGGAGTTTGGTGTGTTCGACGCATCTTGGATTTGTCACTAGTTGAGAGTCGGCCAGAGCTATGGGGAAAATATACATATGTTCTCAACCGGCTTCAG GGAATTCTTGAGCTTGCATTCCTTAAGCCCCGGTTTCCGCTGGCTGCATGCTTGTGTTTTGAAGGCCAACCAAATGATACTAACAACTGTTTGATGCAAAGTTTCCTGGACAAAGCTGAAATGCCAGTCCAAGGATCCTTCACGACTTCATGTATGATCCTTGAGAGCATTAAGGATGTTGAAATTGCGGTTGCTAGCCGCAAGGGCAGAACAGGTACCGCTGCCGGAGACATTGCATTTCCTAAAGGAAAAGAGAATTTAGCGTCCGTTTTGAAGCGATACAAACGCCGGCTATCAAACTAG
- the LOC122021855 gene encoding 60S ribosomal protein L15-like has product MGAYKYVSELWRKKQSDVMRFLQRVRCWEYRQLPSIVRVTRPTRPDKARRLGYKAKQGYVIYRVRVRRGGRKRPVPKGIVYGKPKNQGITQLKFQRNKRSVAEERAGRKLGGLRVLNSYWVNEDSTYKYFEVILVDAAHTVIRNDPRINSAGLPTRFDRLTSAGKKHRGLRGKGHRHHKAKPSRRATWKRNQTLSLRRYR; this is encoded by the exons ATGG GGGCGTACAAGTACGTGTCGGAGCTATGGAGGAAGAAGCAGTCGGATGTGATGCGGTTCCTGCAGAGAGTGCGGTGTTGGGAGTACCGTCAGCTCCCGTCCATCGTGCGCGTCACCAGGCCCACGCGCCCTGACAAGGCTCGACGTCTCGGTTACAAGGCAAAGCAG GGTTATGTCATTTATCGAGTTCGGGTTAGACGTGGTGGGAGGAAGAGGCCAGTTCCAAAGGGTATCGTCTATGGAAAACCCAAGAATCAAGGTATCACTCAGCTAAAGTTCCAAAGAAACAAGCGGTCGGTCGCAGAGGAGAGAGCTGGGCGAAAGTTGGGAGGCCTCAGGGTACTAAACTCTTATTGGGTTAATGAG GATTCGACCTACAAATACTTCGAGGTCATCCTTGTTGATGCAGCTCACACAGTTATCCGCAATGACCCAAGGATTAACTCTGCAGGGTTACCAACACGCTTTGATAGGCTCACCTCAGCTGGTAAGAAGCATCGTGGTCTTCGTGGCAAAGGGCATCGCCATCACAAGGCCAAGCCATCACGCAGAGCAACTTGGAAGAGGAACCAAACGTTGTCACTCCGTCGGTATCGTTAA
- the LOC122020879 gene encoding bifunctional bis(5'-adenosyl)-triphosphatase/adenylylsulfatase FHIT-like has product MKGLLLLDMRFGLGGRRQLSGVISPPVLFGSHTLSLTPAASFLLPPFRIRSFCARPPSRSCPKPQSQMTEAETYTFGPYKIHQTEVFRSTPYSYAMVNLRPVVPGHVLICPKREVKRFVDLTADEVCDLWLTAKEVGGHLEDYHKASSLTFTIQDGPQAGQTVSHVHIHVLPRRSGDFTKNDDIYDEIDSKEKEMKEKLDLDKERKDRTPDEMAQEAEAYRRLFS; this is encoded by the exons ATGAAAGGATTGTTGCTGCTTGATATGCGATTTGGACTCGGAGGCCGACGACAGTTGTCCGGCGTTATCTCGCCGCCCGTCCTCTTTGGCTCGCATACACTCTCCCTCACTCCGGCTGCTTCATTTCTCCTCCCTCCGTTTCGGATTCGTTCATTCTGCGCGCGGCCTCCCTCTCGATCTTGTCCCAAGCCTCAGTCCCAGATGACGGAGGCCGAGACATACACCTTCGGCCCGTACAAGATTCATCAGACCGAGGTCTTCCGCTCCACTCCGTACTCTTACGCGATGGTCAACCTGCGTCCTGTTGTGCCGGGT CATGTACTAATATGCCCAAAGCGTGAAGTAAAGCGCTTTGTTGATCTCACTGCTGATGAGGTTTGCGATTTATGGCTTACTGCCAAGGAAGTTGGTGGCCATCTTGAGGATTACCATAAAGCATCCTCATTGACGTTCACAATCCAG GATGGACCTCAGGCTGGGCAGACAGTTTCTCATGTGCATATTCACGTTCTTCCCAGGAGAAGTGGAGATTTCACAAAAAATGATGATATCTATGATGAG ATTGATTCGAAAGAAAAGGAAATGAAGGAGAAACTTGATCTAGACAAGGAAAGGAAGGACAGAACACCAGACGAAATGGCCCAGGAAGCAGAAGCATATCGGCGCCTTTTCTCATAA
- the LOC122021674 gene encoding protein SRC1-like: MAGIIHKIEEKLHMGVDNNKGGEKAEHKEEKKEHTKEGEGGIVEKIKEKIHGGEGEEGKKKKEKKKEKKKHGEGEHDGHSSSSSSDSD, translated from the coding sequence ATGGCAGGAATCATCCACAAGATCGAGGAGAAGCTCCACATGGGAGTTGACAACaataaagggggagagaaagctgagcacaaggaggagaagaaggagcacACGAAGGAAGGCGAAGGGGGAATAGTCGAGAAGATCAAGGAGAAGATCCATGGAGGAGAAGGGGaggagggaaagaagaagaaggaaaagaagaaggagaagaagaagcacgGGGAGGGAGAGCATGACGGGCACAGCAGCAGCAGTAGCAGCGACAGCGATTAG